A window from Synechococcus sp. RSCCF101 encodes these proteins:
- a CDS encoding creatininase family protein, with protein MASASWTDLAALANRAGSTAVWPMGALEQHGPHLPLATDAIFAERVCTAVVSRLDPDLPVTQLPTQVLGFSPEHASFPGTLTLPAELLIGIVVEVGRQLASMGFRRLVLLNAHGGQIALLQVAARQLRLKATGLGVLPCFLWSGPESIAGLIREPERSQGLHAGLAETSLMLHLAPDLVGEERPVDGLLQPPHAVGPPPGWQLEGAVPSAWLTEDLSRSGVIGDSRGAGADLGASLFEALVDGWHRRFDGLLRSDWPPLPTDSEARPGGPSSQPR; from the coding sequence ATGGCGTCCGCGTCCTGGACGGACCTGGCGGCTCTGGCAAACCGGGCCGGTTCCACAGCCGTCTGGCCGATGGGAGCGCTGGAGCAGCACGGCCCCCATCTCCCCCTGGCGACCGATGCGATCTTCGCCGAGCGGGTCTGCACCGCCGTTGTGAGCCGGCTGGACCCCGACCTGCCGGTGACGCAGCTTCCGACCCAGGTGCTCGGCTTCTCGCCGGAGCACGCGAGCTTTCCGGGCACGCTGACGCTGCCGGCTGAACTGCTGATCGGGATCGTGGTGGAAGTGGGCCGGCAGCTCGCTTCCATGGGATTCCGCCGGCTGGTGCTGCTCAATGCCCACGGCGGCCAGATCGCTCTGCTGCAGGTGGCCGCCCGGCAGCTGCGCCTGAAGGCGACCGGCCTGGGGGTGCTGCCGTGTTTTCTCTGGAGCGGTCCCGAGTCGATCGCGGGGCTGATTCGGGAACCGGAACGCAGCCAGGGCCTGCATGCCGGTCTTGCGGAGACGAGCCTGATGCTGCATCTGGCCCCGGACCTCGTGGGAGAGGAGCGGCCGGTGGATGGGCTGCTTCAGCCCCCCCACGCCGTGGGGCCGCCACCGGGCTGGCAGCTGGAGGGAGCCGTGCCCTCGGCCTGGCTCACCGAGGACCTCAGCCGCTCTGGTGTGATCGGCGACAGCAGGGGGGCTGGCGCTGATCTGGGAGCCTCCCTGTTTGAGGCTCTGGTGGATGGCTGGCATCGCCGGTTCGATGGACTGCTGCGAAGCGACTGGCCACCGCTCCCTACCGACTCCGAGGCGAGACCGGGCGGGCCATCCAGCCAACCGAGGTGA
- a CDS encoding S1 RNA-binding domain-containing protein has protein sequence MAGSGTPRPRGPQPTPPSRSRKPPLVMHISRRDQQEESPADLQAPVEADAPAMATAPVSPPDASPAARVDPDSDGLEGLTMADLLGPDGPAAAAGRRRSSPAGPRTVDEFDFDEAAFLAALDENEPVGTTGEVVTGTVINQDGDGVYVDIGGKAPAFMPKKECGLGVMTDLRSRFPQGLPVEVLVTREQNADGMVTVSCRALALRQSWEKVRRLAEAGAVVQVKVNGFNRGGITCDLEGLRGFVPRSQLLRGEQHESLVGETLGVTFLEVNPETRKLVLSEKKASSAARFSELEVGQLVEGHVASVKPYGFFIDLGGVSGLLHQSCVTGGHLRHLRDAFSQGDPVRALITELDPGRGRIALNTALLEGQPGELLTDRDRVMAEAEDRAKRAQSILRQQEQEAG, from the coding sequence ATGGCCGGTTCAGGCACCCCGAGGCCTCGGGGCCCTCAGCCCACACCACCGAGCCGAAGCCGCAAGCCGCCGCTGGTGATGCACATCAGCCGCCGCGATCAGCAGGAGGAGTCACCGGCCGACCTCCAGGCCCCTGTGGAAGCCGACGCTCCGGCGATGGCCACTGCACCGGTCAGCCCGCCCGATGCTTCCCCGGCAGCCCGGGTCGACCCCGACAGCGACGGGCTCGAGGGTCTCACCATGGCGGATCTGCTGGGTCCCGATGGCCCTGCGGCCGCAGCCGGCCGGAGGCGGTCCTCACCGGCCGGCCCCCGCACCGTCGATGAGTTCGATTTCGATGAGGCCGCCTTCCTGGCCGCCCTCGATGAGAACGAACCGGTGGGCACGACCGGGGAGGTGGTGACCGGCACGGTGATCAACCAGGACGGCGACGGCGTCTATGTCGACATCGGCGGCAAGGCGCCCGCCTTCATGCCGAAGAAGGAGTGCGGCCTCGGCGTGATGACCGATCTCCGCTCGCGCTTCCCCCAGGGGCTGCCTGTGGAGGTTCTCGTCACCCGCGAGCAGAACGCGGACGGAATGGTCACCGTCAGCTGTCGGGCCCTGGCCCTGCGTCAGAGCTGGGAGAAGGTGCGTCGCCTGGCCGAGGCCGGCGCCGTGGTCCAGGTCAAGGTGAACGGCTTCAACCGCGGCGGCATCACCTGTGATCTGGAGGGACTGCGGGGGTTCGTGCCCCGCTCCCAGCTGCTCCGGGGCGAACAGCACGAATCCCTGGTCGGGGAAACCCTGGGCGTGACCTTTTTGGAGGTCAACCCCGAGACCCGCAAGCTGGTGCTCTCCGAGAAGAAGGCCAGCAGTGCGGCCCGGTTCAGCGAGCTGGAGGTGGGCCAGCTGGTGGAGGGGCATGTGGCCTCGGTCAAGCCCTATGGGTTCTTCATCGATCTCGGCGGTGTGAGTGGTCTGCTGCACCAGTCCTGCGTGACCGGCGGACACCTGCGCCACCTCAGGGACGCCTTCTCCCAGGGGGATCCGGTGCGGGCCCTGATCACGGAGCTGGATCCTGGCCGGGGCCGCATCGCCCTCAACACCGCTCTGCTGGAGGGTCAGCCCGGCGAACTGCTCACCGATCGGGATCGCGTGATGGCCGAGGCGGAGGACCGGGCCAAGCGCGCCCAGAGCATCCTCCGGCAGCAGGAGCAGGAGGCCGGATGA
- a CDS encoding Tab2 family RNA-binding protein, translating into MSPDATPSAALVSPDWELDFYSRPVQDSEGRKRWELLICSTPSSDQQSGFRHVKPCPADSVNSIWLEAALAEALTAAEAAGFGRPRRIRSWRGSMRTMVQRSAQALGLELVPSRRCFALSDWLRQREEEVYPGEEGYLAGPLAPPPEPVRPAPLPLPEAARGQRWQWVRLPLELLRDAADWEVDFPALLPVPSGLESGLSVPGIQILDPGRALAIAGWLSGLEPLRLVIDDDQLVLEAGLEDRWRLSGLSPEEAGAARAALEQSRAEVAGLQFIAVQSRADSERMAGFWMLQDRPDL; encoded by the coding sequence ATGAGCCCTGATGCCACCCCATCTGCCGCGCTCGTGTCCCCGGACTGGGAGCTCGACTTCTATTCCAGGCCGGTCCAGGACTCCGAGGGGCGCAAGCGCTGGGAGCTCCTGATCTGCTCGACCCCCTCCTCTGACCAGCAATCGGGCTTTCGCCACGTCAAGCCCTGTCCTGCCGACAGCGTCAATTCGATCTGGCTGGAGGCCGCCCTGGCTGAAGCTCTCACCGCGGCCGAGGCGGCCGGCTTCGGCCGGCCAAGGCGCATCCGCAGCTGGCGCGGGTCCATGCGCACCATGGTCCAGCGCTCCGCACAGGCCCTCGGTCTCGAGCTGGTCCCGAGCCGCCGCTGCTTTGCCCTGAGCGACTGGCTGCGGCAGCGGGAGGAGGAGGTCTATCCGGGTGAGGAGGGCTACCTGGCCGGTCCCCTGGCTCCGCCGCCAGAGCCGGTGCGTCCGGCTCCTCTGCCGCTGCCGGAAGCGGCACGGGGGCAGCGCTGGCAGTGGGTGAGGCTTCCGCTCGAGCTGCTGCGTGACGCGGCGGACTGGGAGGTGGATTTCCCGGCTCTGCTGCCCGTGCCGTCGGGCCTCGAATCAGGCCTCAGCGTTCCCGGCATCCAGATCCTCGACCCGGGCCGGGCCCTGGCGATCGCCGGCTGGCTGTCCGGCCTTGAACCCCTGCGGCTGGTGATCGATGACGACCAGCTCGTGCTCGAGGCTGGCCTGGAGGACCGCTGGCGTCTCTCCGGGCTCTCGCCTGAGGAGGCCGGTGCGGCCCGGGCTGCCCTGGAGCAGTCGCGGGCCGAGGTGGCCGGGCTGCAGTTCATCGCCGTCCAGAGCCGTGCGGACTCGGAACGGATGGCGGGCTTCTGGATGCTGCAGGACCGACCCGATCTGTAG
- the pgeF gene encoding peptidoglycan editing factor PgeF has protein sequence MSNREPIAPQRGPFDRPDSRFNTLAGWTWVSTYGGSFLQCDQLAAFEHGFFTRLWHGREPDELAGMISAGVSVHRVRQVHGPLVLAASTVRHPWPEADGLVSDGGAQSLWVCGADCTPVLLADPRSGRVAACHAGWRGVAGGILIEAVARLRDVGCDPSDLLVALGPAIDGRRYQVERTVTLAVAASLSDRPTAQPADPLQRLLDAGAVLEDAEPGRDRLDIRRVAALQLLDCGIPEERISHCPLCTARETELFHSWRRDGVRAVQWSGIVSQA, from the coding sequence ATGAGCAATCGGGAGCCCATCGCGCCCCAGCGGGGCCCGTTTGATCGCCCTGACAGCCGGTTCAACACCCTGGCCGGATGGACCTGGGTGAGCACCTACGGCGGCAGCTTCCTGCAGTGCGACCAGCTGGCGGCGTTCGAGCACGGTTTCTTCACCCGGCTCTGGCACGGACGCGAGCCGGATGAGCTGGCCGGGATGATCTCGGCCGGCGTCAGCGTGCACCGCGTCAGGCAGGTGCACGGTCCCCTGGTCCTCGCGGCCTCAACGGTGCGCCATCCCTGGCCCGAGGCCGATGGGCTGGTGAGTGATGGCGGAGCCCAGAGCCTCTGGGTCTGCGGTGCCGACTGCACCCCGGTTCTTCTGGCCGACCCCCGCAGTGGGCGCGTGGCCGCCTGCCATGCCGGCTGGCGTGGTGTCGCCGGCGGCATCCTGATCGAGGCCGTGGCCCGCCTCCGCGATGTCGGCTGTGATCCCTCGGATCTGCTGGTGGCCCTCGGGCCGGCCATCGACGGCCGTCGCTACCAGGTGGAGCGAACCGTGACGCTCGCCGTGGCGGCCTCTCTGAGTGATCGGCCGACGGCACAGCCAGCGGATCCCCTTCAGCGCCTCCTCGACGCCGGTGCGGTGCTGGAGGATGCCGAACCGGGACGGGACCGACTGGACATCCGTCGGGTGGCCGCGCTTCAGTTGCTCGATTGCGGGATTCCGGAGGAGCGGATCAGCCACTGCCCGCTCTGCACGGCCCGGGAAACCGAGCTGTTTCATTCCTGGCGCCGCGACGGCGTCCGGGCCGTTCAGTGGAGCGGCATCGTCTCGCAGGCCTGA
- a CDS encoding FAD-binding domain-containing protein, whose product MVAPTVVWFRRDLRVHDHAPLREAAAHGPVLPLFILDPALLHHPETGPARVDFLLRSLRALDHDLKTRGSGLTVRIGEPSAVLAELVREIGASTVMVHSDCERLVGRVRDARVAERLGPLGVRLRWFDPPGSTPDLLSHSHWRRLWIASMAMPILEAPARLPPPPQSPQGATRIPSLSALGLPPSDVPQPEAGTDAARERLRSFLEDGASETYYWQLSEPAARVSSGLSPYLKFGVISPREVVQRLRGSAHAHTGPRARRSVGQLLSRLRWAASMHQRFRYLPQLELCSLWSVFDAGGDPSELEAPLDEALYAAWREGRTGYPIVDAAARCLLAEGGWRSLNFRARAIHSSFLSNLCGIDWRYGALHYMRHLIDGDCAIDHYQWAMQAGVTDGRPGGWSRIYHPGQTAVTRCDPHGLFIRRWVPEVAHLTNDQLGEPPPLDGYPAPIVRYEQCRERREQWLLERRAGIPGHGVGQLARLPQSLRPFAAERFPHAVVDWSEAPGQALHPPALPLDGLTPEEERALLSWFPGNRNRVSRRRPPARPARRSSRRAPAPGQLDLFAL is encoded by the coding sequence ATGGTTGCTCCCACCGTGGTCTGGTTCCGCCGTGACCTGCGCGTGCACGATCACGCGCCGCTGCGGGAGGCGGCCGCTCACGGCCCGGTGCTGCCTCTGTTCATCCTGGACCCGGCCCTGCTCCATCACCCGGAGACCGGTCCCGCCAGGGTCGATTTTCTGCTCCGGTCTCTCCGTGCCCTGGACCATGATCTGAAGACGCGGGGCTCGGGCCTGACTGTGCGAATCGGCGAGCCGTCGGCCGTGCTCGCCGAGCTGGTGCGGGAGATCGGTGCGAGCACCGTGATGGTCCACAGCGATTGCGAACGCCTGGTCGGTCGCGTGCGCGATGCACGCGTGGCGGAGCGGCTCGGGCCGCTCGGGGTGCGCCTGCGCTGGTTCGATCCGCCCGGCAGCACGCCGGACCTGCTCTCCCACTCCCACTGGCGCCGGCTCTGGATCGCCTCCATGGCCATGCCGATCCTCGAGGCGCCGGCCCGGCTCCCGCCGCCGCCACAGTCCCCCCAAGGCGCCACCAGGATCCCCAGCCTCAGCGCCCTGGGCCTGCCGCCCTCGGACGTGCCCCAGCCCGAGGCGGGCACCGACGCGGCCAGGGAGCGGCTGCGCAGCTTCCTCGAGGATGGTGCCAGCGAGACCTACTACTGGCAGCTCAGCGAACCCGCCGCCCGGGTGAGCTCCGGCCTGAGCCCCTACCTCAAGTTCGGTGTCATCAGTCCGCGGGAGGTCGTGCAGCGGCTGCGCGGCTCGGCCCATGCCCACACGGGTCCACGGGCCCGCCGGTCGGTGGGGCAGCTGCTCAGCCGCCTGCGATGGGCCGCAAGCATGCACCAGCGCTTCCGCTATCTGCCGCAGCTTGAACTGTGCTCGCTCTGGAGCGTCTTCGATGCCGGCGGAGACCCCAGCGAGCTCGAAGCGCCGCTGGATGAGGCCCTCTACGCCGCCTGGAGAGAGGGGCGAACCGGATACCCGATCGTGGATGCCGCCGCGCGCTGCCTGCTGGCCGAAGGCGGCTGGCGTTCGCTCAACTTCCGGGCCAGGGCGATCCACTCCAGCTTCCTCTCCAACCTCTGCGGCATCGACTGGCGCTATGGAGCGCTGCACTACATGCGCCATCTGATCGACGGAGACTGCGCGATCGATCACTACCAGTGGGCGATGCAGGCGGGGGTCACCGACGGCCGTCCGGGCGGCTGGTCAAGGATCTATCACCCCGGCCAGACGGCAGTGACCCGGTGCGATCCCCACGGTCTGTTCATCCGGCGCTGGGTGCCCGAGGTGGCCCACCTGACCAATGATCAGCTGGGAGAGCCGCCACCGCTGGATGGCTATCCCGCGCCGATCGTCCGCTATGAGCAGTGCCGTGAGCGCCGGGAGCAATGGCTGCTCGAACGTCGCGCCGGCATCCCCGGTCACGGCGTGGGCCAGCTCGCCAGGTTGCCGCAGTCCCTGCGGCCATTCGCCGCCGAGCGCTTCCCGCACGCGGTGGTCGACTGGAGTGAGGCCCCGGGCCAGGCGCTGCACCCTCCGGCTCTGCCGTTGGATGGACTGACGCCTGAGGAGGAGCGGGCCCTGCTCAGCTGGTTTCCGGGCAACCGCAACCGGGTGTCCAGGCGGCGTCCTCCGGCGCGTCCGGCACGGCGCTCGTCGCGCAGGGCCCCCGCACCCGGACAGCTGGACCTGTTCGCCCTCTGA
- a CDS encoding MBL fold metallo-hydrolase, with the protein MSASLQATYFGANGWLLQFGPMRVLVDPWLVGSLRFPPGPWLLEGRLPRDWPIPADLDLLLLTQGLPDHCHEPTLDRLPRTCPVVGSAGAAARCRALGFEQVHALSPGEALEQGPLRIDATEGAAVPNRENGYVLSHEAGRVYLEPHGFMPAAVAGGAVDLAITPVLDLGLPLAGAFIEGRQLLPRLLSTLRPRVVMASTTGGNVAFSGLISRLFWAKGSLSEAEALIAEQAPGCRFIDPEPGHAYSIAREALPATA; encoded by the coding sequence ATGTCCGCCTCTCTCCAGGCCACCTACTTCGGGGCCAACGGCTGGCTGCTGCAGTTCGGCCCGATGCGGGTGCTGGTGGATCCCTGGCTGGTCGGATCTCTCCGCTTCCCCCCGGGACCCTGGCTGCTGGAGGGTCGCCTGCCCCGGGACTGGCCCATTCCCGCCGATCTGGATCTGCTGCTGCTCACCCAGGGACTGCCGGATCACTGCCATGAGCCCACCCTGGATCGTCTGCCGCGCACCTGCCCGGTGGTGGGTTCCGCCGGCGCCGCTGCGCGCTGCCGGGCTCTTGGGTTCGAGCAGGTCCATGCCCTCAGTCCCGGCGAGGCTCTGGAGCAGGGGCCGCTCCGCATCGATGCCACCGAGGGTGCGGCCGTGCCCAACCGCGAAAACGGCTATGTGCTCAGCCATGAGGCGGGCCGCGTCTACCTGGAACCCCACGGCTTCATGCCGGCCGCCGTGGCGGGGGGGGCGGTGGATCTCGCCATCACCCCCGTGCTCGATCTGGGCCTGCCGCTGGCCGGCGCCTTCATCGAGGGGCGTCAGCTGCTGCCGCGCCTGCTCAGCACCCTCCGGCCCCGCGTCGTGATGGCCAGCACCACAGGCGGCAACGTGGCGTTCAGCGGGCTGATCAGCCGGCTGTTCTGGGCGAAGGGATCCCTGAGCGAGGCCGAAGCCCTGATCGCTGAGCAGGCCCCGGGCTGCCGGTTCATCGACCCGGAACCCGGTCACGCCTACAGCATCGCCAGAGAGGCGCTTCCCGCGACGGCCTGA
- a CDS encoding GIVxVP protein: MSLNRTAKGIVLVPSLLLGAAFLAAAAWGGGPESANRSLALGLGLSLMATGLLTQLFPDRPERSDDDTPAPGPGQPDTASGDS, from the coding sequence ATGAGCCTGAACCGCACCGCCAAGGGCATCGTGCTCGTGCCGAGTCTGCTGCTGGGAGCGGCCTTCCTCGCGGCGGCCGCCTGGGGAGGCGGGCCGGAGTCGGCCAACCGATCCCTCGCCCTCGGGCTGGGGCTGAGCCTGATGGCGACCGGACTGCTCACCCAGCTCTTCCCCGACCGTCCCGAGCGCTCCGACGACGACACCCCGGCTCCAGGCCCGGGGCAACCGGACACAGCCTCCGGTGACTCCTAG
- a CDS encoding nuclease, protein MPVAAVAAAEVLQVRGPGLLQVGDRNRSMPVAISCLDVEAEAAPEATEWLRQELPRGTRVNLRPRGSSDGVLLADVTRLDDGSDMAEAMELAGLARRPCTEPA, encoded by the coding sequence TTGCCGGTCGCGGCTGTGGCTGCCGCCGAGGTGCTGCAGGTCCGTGGGCCCGGCCTGCTCCAGGTCGGTGACCGCAACCGCAGCATGCCGGTGGCCATCTCCTGCCTCGACGTGGAGGCCGAGGCCGCCCCGGAGGCCACCGAGTGGCTCAGGCAGGAGCTGCCGCGGGGGACACGGGTCAACCTCAGGCCGCGCGGCAGCAGCGACGGCGTTCTTCTGGCCGATGTCACACGTCTGGACGACGGCAGCGACATGGCGGAGGCGATGGAGCTGGCCGGACTGGCCCGCCGACCCTGCACGGAGCCCGCATGA
- the ilvB gene encoding biosynthetic-type acetolactate synthase large subunit, with translation MTLTSSPIASTGAASGDPVTMTGADALMDALHRHGVECIFGYPGGAILPVYDALHRAESRGLLKHVLVRHEQGGTHAADAYARATGRVGVCFGTSGPGATNLVTGIATAQMDSVPMVVITGQVPRSAIGTDAFQETDIFGITMPIVKHSWVVRDPADIARIVAEAFLIAATGRPGPVLIDMPKDVGQESFAYVPVEPGTVRPAGFRVPASPGSREVTEALELIRSARRPLLYVGGGAVSAGAHDPLKALAERFQIPVTTTLMGKGAFDENHPLALGMLGMHGTAYANFAVTECDLLIATGARFDDRVTGRLDTFAPRARVVHLEIDPAEVGKNRRPDVAVMGDVHQSLALLVEASLMADVEVRTGAWLERIAEWKRRYPLTTPPEEGTIYPQEVLLALRQLAPGAFVTTDVGQHQMWAAQYLNCGPRQWVSSAGLGTMGFGMPAALGVKTALPGEQVICVAGDASILMNIQELGTLAQYNIAAKVVIINNHWQGMVRQWQERFYEERYSASDMLPGMPDFVALAESFGVRGLLIQERSELRSGLTAALNHPGPVLVDVHVRRNENCYPMVPPGRSNAQMVGLPSHPELALDTTRECHECGATTLDEHLYCPNCGAKL, from the coding sequence GTGACACTCACCAGCAGCCCCATCGCGTCAACCGGCGCCGCCAGCGGCGATCCCGTCACCATGACCGGGGCCGATGCCCTGATGGACGCGCTGCACCGCCACGGTGTGGAGTGCATCTTCGGCTACCCCGGCGGGGCGATCCTGCCCGTCTACGACGCTCTGCACCGGGCGGAATCTCGAGGGCTGCTGAAACACGTGCTCGTGCGGCATGAGCAGGGCGGCACCCATGCCGCCGATGCCTACGCCCGGGCCACCGGCCGCGTCGGGGTGTGCTTCGGGACGTCAGGACCCGGTGCCACCAATCTGGTCACGGGGATCGCCACGGCCCAGATGGATTCCGTGCCCATGGTGGTGATCACCGGTCAGGTGCCCCGATCGGCCATCGGCACCGACGCCTTCCAGGAGACCGACATCTTCGGCATCACGATGCCGATCGTGAAGCACTCCTGGGTGGTGCGCGACCCGGCCGACATCGCCCGGATCGTGGCGGAGGCCTTCCTGATCGCCGCCACGGGCCGTCCCGGCCCCGTGCTGATCGACATGCCCAAGGACGTGGGCCAGGAGAGCTTCGCCTACGTGCCTGTGGAGCCGGGCACGGTGCGGCCGGCCGGCTTCCGTGTCCCGGCCAGCCCCGGCTCCCGGGAGGTGACCGAGGCGCTGGAGCTGATCCGCTCCGCCCGCCGCCCTCTGCTCTACGTGGGTGGCGGTGCTGTGTCAGCCGGCGCCCATGATCCGCTCAAGGCCCTGGCCGAGCGCTTCCAGATTCCCGTCACCACCACGTTGATGGGCAAGGGCGCGTTCGACGAGAACCATCCCCTCGCCCTGGGCATGCTCGGCATGCATGGCACGGCCTATGCCAACTTCGCCGTGACCGAATGCGATCTGCTGATCGCCACCGGCGCCCGCTTCGATGACCGGGTCACCGGTCGCCTCGACACCTTCGCCCCCAGAGCCCGGGTGGTGCATCTTGAGATCGATCCCGCCGAAGTGGGCAAGAACCGCCGGCCCGACGTGGCCGTGATGGGCGACGTGCACCAGAGCCTGGCCCTGCTGGTCGAAGCGAGCCTGATGGCGGATGTGGAGGTGCGCACCGGGGCCTGGCTCGAGCGGATCGCCGAGTGGAAGCGTCGCTACCCCCTCACCACACCTCCGGAGGAAGGCACCATCTATCCCCAGGAGGTGCTGCTCGCGCTCCGGCAGCTGGCCCCCGGAGCCTTCGTCACCACGGACGTGGGTCAGCACCAGATGTGGGCAGCCCAGTACCTGAACTGCGGGCCGCGTCAGTGGGTCAGCAGTGCCGGTCTGGGCACCATGGGATTCGGGATGCCGGCAGCCCTGGGAGTCAAGACGGCACTGCCCGGCGAACAGGTGATCTGTGTGGCCGGTGATGCCAGCATCCTGATGAACATCCAGGAGCTGGGCACCCTGGCTCAGTACAACATCGCCGCCAAGGTGGTGATCATCAACAACCACTGGCAGGGGATGGTGCGGCAGTGGCAGGAACGCTTCTACGAGGAGCGGTACTCCGCGTCGGACATGTTGCCGGGGATGCCCGACTTCGTCGCCCTGGCTGAATCCTTCGGGGTGCGCGGACTGCTGATCCAGGAGCGATCCGAACTCAGAAGTGGCCTGACGGCGGCACTGAACCATCCCGGTCCCGTGCTGGTGGATGTGCACGTGCGGCGCAACGAGAACTGCTATCCGATGGTGCCGCCCGGTCGCAGCAACGCACAGATGGTGGGGTTGCCGAGCCACCCTGAACTGGCCCTGGACACCACGCGGGAATGCCACGAATGCGGCGCCACCACACTGGACGAACACCTCTACTGCCCCAACTGCGGCGCCAAGCTCTGA
- a CDS encoding M23 family metallopeptidase has translation MAAALALIVGGGASPVFALDQVWARGVFPIRDFHGFTSHYGPRRLNGVPGMHRGIDIAAPSGATVQSWWSGVVVDVIDDGLCGIGLVIRSGAYQHIYCHLQGQTASGVYRFAGGAVRRGQRLRRGQWIGRVGLTGRTTGPHLHWGIRHNGQWLDPARILRAMARGRRQGHARVQPLG, from the coding sequence GTGGCCGCCGCCCTGGCACTGATCGTCGGCGGGGGGGCCTCCCCGGTCTTCGCGCTGGACCAGGTGTGGGCGCGCGGCGTGTTCCCCATCCGGGACTTCCACGGCTTCACCAGCCATTACGGCCCGCGCCGGCTGAACGGCGTGCCGGGGATGCACCGCGGCATCGACATCGCTGCCCCCAGCGGTGCCACCGTGCAGAGCTGGTGGTCGGGCGTGGTGGTGGACGTGATCGACGACGGTCTCTGCGGCATCGGTCTGGTGATCCGGTCCGGTGCCTATCAGCACATCTACTGCCACCTCCAGGGCCAGACGGCGAGCGGGGTCTACCGCTTCGCCGGAGGTGCCGTACGCCGCGGGCAGCGGCTGCGGCGAGGCCAGTGGATCGGCAGGGTGGGGCTCACCGGCCGAACGACCGGCCCTCATCTGCACTGGGGCATCCGTCACAACGGGCAGTGGCTCGATCCCGCACGCATCCTCAGGGCCATGGCCAGGGGGCGCCGGCAGGGCCATGCCCGGGTTCAGCCCCTAGGCTGA
- the hemH gene encoding ferrochelatase, whose protein sequence is MASVGVVLLNLGGPERIQDVGPFLYNLFSDPEIIRLPIPSLQKPLAWLISSLRSGKSQQAYASIGGGSPLRRITEQQARELQSLLRQRGIEATTYVAMRYWHPFTESAVADIKADAIDEVVVLPLYPHFSISTSGSSFRELQRLRQADPAFSRLPIRCIRSWHDHPGYIDAMAQLIAREIRSCPQPDAAHVFFSAHGVPRSYVEEAGDPYQKEIESCSALIMRRLAEILGHDNPHTLAYQSRVGPVEWLRPYTDDALRELGEAGVDDLVVVPISFVSEHIETLEEIDIEYREIATEAGIARFHRVPALDTYAPFISGLADLVQTALDGPEVNLDQAAALPRRIKLYPQDKWAWGWNNSSEIWNGRLAMIGFSAFLVELLSGHGPLHALGLL, encoded by the coding sequence ATGGCAAGTGTCGGCGTGGTGCTGCTCAATCTCGGCGGTCCGGAGCGCATCCAGGACGTCGGGCCGTTCCTCTACAACCTCTTCTCCGATCCGGAGATCATCCGCCTGCCGATCCCCTCGCTGCAGAAGCCTCTGGCCTGGCTGATCAGCAGCCTGCGCAGCGGCAAGTCACAGCAGGCCTACGCCTCCATCGGCGGCGGCTCTCCGCTGCGACGCATCACCGAGCAGCAGGCCCGGGAGCTCCAGAGCCTGCTGCGGCAGCGGGGCATCGAGGCCACCACCTATGTGGCCATGCGCTACTGGCACCCCTTCACCGAGTCCGCCGTCGCCGACATCAAGGCCGATGCGATCGATGAAGTGGTGGTGCTGCCCCTCTACCCCCACTTCTCGATCAGCACCAGTGGCTCCAGCTTCCGCGAGCTGCAACGGCTGCGCCAGGCCGATCCCGCCTTCTCCAGGCTCCCGATCCGCTGCATCCGCAGCTGGCATGACCATCCGGGCTACATCGATGCCATGGCCCAGCTGATCGCCCGGGAGATCCGCTCCTGCCCCCAGCCCGACGCGGCGCACGTGTTCTTCAGTGCCCACGGCGTGCCCCGCAGCTACGTCGAGGAGGCCGGCGATCCCTATCAGAAGGAGATCGAATCCTGCAGCGCCCTGATCATGCGCCGCCTCGCCGAGATCCTCGGCCACGACAACCCCCACACCCTCGCCTACCAGAGCCGGGTCGGTCCGGTCGAATGGCTGCGGCCCTACACCGATGACGCCCTGCGGGAGCTGGGGGAAGCGGGCGTCGACGATCTGGTCGTGGTGCCGATCAGCTTCGTGAGCGAACACATCGAGACGCTCGAGGAGATCGACATCGAATACCGCGAGATCGCCACCGAGGCCGGCATCGCCCGCTTCCACCGCGTTCCCGCCCTCGACACCTACGCCCCCTTCATCAGCGGCCTGGCCGATCTGGTGCAGACCGCCCTCGACGGTCCGGAGGTGAACCTGGATCAGGCCGCCGCCCTGCCGCGCCGGATCAAGCTCTATCCCCAGGACAAATGGGCCTGGGGCTGGAACAACAGCTCTGAGATCTGGAACGGCCGGCTGGCCATGATCGGCTTCTCCGCTTTTCTGGTGGAGCTGCTCAGCGGCCATGGCCCTCTCCATGCCCTCGGACTGCTCTGA